In the Clostridium gelidum genome, TGAAGGACGCGATAAGCTGCGATAAGCTTCGGGTAGACGCACATAGTCAGAGATCCGAAGATTTCCGAATGAGGAAACTCACATGGGAAACCCCATGTATCGTAAAGTAAATAAATAGCTTTATGAAGGTAAACCCAGGGAACTGAAACATCTAAGTACCTGGAGGAAGAGAAAGAAAAATCGATTTTCTTAGTAGCGGCGAGCGAAAAGGAAAGAGCCCAAACCAGAAATTTATTTCTGGGGTTGCGGACAGAACATAACGAGAAATCATGGTTAATCGAACACAACTGGAAAGTTGGACCGTAGGGGGTAATAGTCCCGTAGATGAAAATTATGATAATCAGTTCTGCACCAGAGTACCACGAGACACGTGAAACCTTGTGGGAAGCAGGGAGGACCACCTCCCAAGGCTAAATACTACCTGATGACCGATAGTGAAGAAGTACCGTGAGGGAAAGGTGAAAAGAACCCCGGGAGGGGAGTGAAATAGAACCTGAAACCATATGCCTACAACCGATCATAGCACCTTATGTGTGTGATGATGTGCTTTTTGTAGAACGAGCCAACGAGTTACGGTATGTAGCGAGGTTAAGTACTTAAGGTACGGAGCCGAAGGGAAACCAAGTCTTAATAGGGCGACTAGTTGCATGCTGTAGACCCGAAACCGGGTGACCTATCCATGGCCAGGTTGAAGCGAGGGTAAAACCTCGTGGAGGACCGAACCACGTTGCTGTTGAAAAAGCATGGGATGAGCTGTGGATAGCGGAGAAATTCCAATCGAACTCGGATATAGCTGGTTCTCCTCGAAATAGCTTTAGGGCTAGCGTCGGAAAATGTGAGTAGTGGAGGTAGAGCACTGAATAGGCTAGGGGGCATAGCGCTTACCGAACCTTATCAAACTCCGAATGCCATATACTATCAGTCCGGCAGTCAGACTGTGAAAGATAAGTTCCATGGTCAAAAGGGAAACAGCCCAGATCGTCAGCTAAGGTCCCAAAGTGTAAGTTAAGTGGAAAAGGATGTGGGATTTCTAAGACAACTAGGATGTTGGCTTAGAAGCAGCCACTCATTAAAAGAGTGCGTAATAGCTCACTAGTCAAGAGATCCTGCGCCGAAAATGTCCGGGGCTCAAACTTACCACCGAAGCTACGGGTTTACAATTTATTGTAAGCGGTAGAGGAGCGTCGTAATCGGGCTGAAGTCGTACCGTAAGGAGCGGTGGACTGATTACGAGTGAGAATGTTGGCATTAGTAGCGAGATGTAAGTGAGAATCTTACAGGCCGAATATCTAAGGTTTCCTGAGTAAAGTTTGTCTTCTCAGGGTTAGTCGGGACCTAAGGCGAGGCCGAAAGGCGTAGTCGATGGACAATTGGTTGATATTCCAATACCACTATTATCGTTATTATCGATGGTGTGACGGAGAAGGATAGGATGTGCTAGCTATTGGATGCTAGTCTAAGCGTTTAGGGAGTTGGGATTGGCAAATCCGTTCCAACAATTCTGAGGCGTGATGGGGAAGGTTCTACGGAACCGAAGTATCTGATTCCATGCTTCCAAGAAAAGCATCTAGAAAGAGAAGTAGTGCCCGTACCGCAAACCGACACAGGTAGATGAGGAGAGAATCCTAAGGCCGACGGAAGAATTGCAGTTAAGGAACTAGGCAAATTGACCCCGTAACTTCGGGAGAAGGGGTGCCTGAGAAATCAGGCCGCAGAGAATAGGCACAAGCAACTGTTTAACAAAAACACAGGTCTCTGCTAAAGCGTAAGCTGATGTATAGGGGCTGACGCCTGCCCGGTGCTGGAAGGTTAAGGGGAATGCTTAGCACGTAAGTGCGAAGGTGTGAACTTAAGCCCCAGTAAACGGCGGCCGTAACTATAACGGTCCTAAGGTAGCGAAATTCCTTGTCAGGTAAGTTCTGACCCGCACGAATGGCGTAATGACTTGTGCACTGTCTCAACTGCAAATCCGGCGAAGTTGTAGTGCGAGTGAAGATGCTCGCTACCCGCGATTGGACGGAAAGACCCCGTAGAGCTTTACTGTAGCTTAGCATTGAATTTCGGTATTGTCTGTACAGGATAGGTGGGAGACTGGGAAATCAGAGCGTTAGCTTTGGTGGAGTCGTTGTTGGGATACCACCCTGATAGTATTGAAGTTCTAACTGGATGCCATGAAACTGGTGACAGGACATTGTTAGGTGGGCAGTTTGACTGGGGCGGTCGCCTCCTAAAATGTAACGGAGGCGCCCAAAGGTTCCCTCAGAACGGTCGGAAATCGTTCGTAGAGTGCAAAGGCATAAGGGAGCCTGACTGCGAGACCTACAAGTCGAGCAGGGACGAAAGTCGGGCTTAGTGATCCGGTGGTACCTCGTGGGAGGGCCATCGCTCAACGGATAAAAGCTACCTCGGGGATAACAGGCTGATCTCCCCCAAGAGTTCACATCGACGGGGAGGTTTGGCACCTCGATGTCGGCTCGTCGCATCCTGGGGCTGAAGTAGGTCCCAAGGGTTGGGCTGTTCGCCCATTAAAGCGGCACGCGAGCTGGGTTCAGAACGTCGTGAGACAGTTCGGTCCCTATCCGTCGCGGGCGTAGGAAATTTGAGAGGAGCTGTCCTTAGTACGAGAGGACCGGGATGGACTGACCTATGGTGTACCAGTTGTTTCGCCAGAAGCATAGCTGGGTAGCTAAGTCGGGAATGGATAAACGCTGAAAGCATCTAAGTGTGAAGCCAACCTCAAGATGAGATTTCCCATAGCGTAAGCTAGTAAGACCCCTTGAAGACTACAAGGTTGATAGGTCAGAGGTGTAAGTATGGTAACATATTTAGCTGACTGATACTAATAGGTCGAGGGCTTGACCAATTATTTAATCAAGTTGTAAAATATACATTAATTCTATATGCAATTTTGAAAGAACATTCTTTCAAAGAAAAACAAGTTCTAACGAATTTGCATAAGTTCATTCACAACCAAATCATAGATTTGGGAATTCACTTAATCTCGTGACGATGGCATAGAGGTAACACTCCTTCCCATTCCGAACAGGACAGTTAAGGTCTATTACGCTGATGGTACTGCATGGGTGACTGTGTGGGAGAGTAGGAAGTTGCGAGGTAAGATGGCTCGATAGCTCAGTCGGTAGAGCAGAGGACTGAAAATCCTCGTGTCACTGGTTCGATTCCAGTTCGAGCCACCATAAATGGCGCTATAGCCAAGTGGTAAGGCAGAGGTCTGCAAAACCTTTACCCCCAGTTCAAATCTGGGTGGCGCCTCCAAAAGAAACCTTGAAATGTATATTTCAAGGTTTTTTTATTATACCTGGAATATAATAAATTATATTTTATTGTAATTTAAAAACATATAAAATGTATCCTATAAAGTAGAAAATTAAAATAAGTCTACTCTATGGGGTACATTTTACTTAAACATATCCTTTTTATATAATATAAAGGCCACAAGGCCACATAGTCCAAAAGTTAATCCCATAACTATTAAAAATCCACTTTCATTATCCATAGATATTGGCAATTTTATATTCATTCCGAATATTCCACCGATAATAGTAGGTATTGCCATAAGTATTGTAACTGATGCAAGAACTTTCATCACTATATTTAGATTATTAGATATTACAGAAGCAAAAAAATCCATTGTACTAGCTAATATGTTACTATAGATTTCAGTCATTTCAATGGCTTGTTTATTTTCAATTATAACATCTTCTAAAACATCTTTATCTTCTTCATATTTTTGCATTAGCTCTAATTTTAACATTTTTTCTAATGTGAGTTCATTAGCTTTTAATGATGTAGAGAAGTAAACAAGAGATTTCTCTAAAGAATGTAATTGAATAAGTTCTCTATTTTTCATTGATTTATGAAGTCTTTTTTCAATCATTAAACTCTTTTTATCAATTTGTCGTAAGTATAATAAGTAATATGTTGATATTCTACTTAAGATTTGTAATGTAAATCTTGATTTTTTGAATGTATAAAAAGATTTAATTTTATCATTAGTAAAATCAGTCAATATTTTACTGTTTTTTAGACATACAGTTATTAATTGTTTATCAGTATGTATTATTGCTAATGGATATGTATCATAGGTTAACGAGTTATCTTCCATTTCTGTAAAAGGAATATCGACTATTATTAATATTGCATCATCTTCAATATCAATACGTGAAGTTTCTTCATCATCTAATGCTGCTTTCAGAAATTCAAGATCAACTCCTGTTTTTTTTGACATTAATATTAATTCTTCATCAGATGGGGCAACTATATTTATCCAAGATCCATTTTCTATTGTATCTAGTGCCTTTAAAGTTGGCTTGAATTCACTTTGACTTTTATAAATTTGAATCAATTTACAACACCTCCTAAACAGTTCAACTAATATTATACTATTATAAGGGGTTTGTAAACATAAAGTAATGGCCATTATTTGAACTAATAATTATTAGTTTACTATTAAGTATATTAAGTATATAAAAAATAAAGAGGATCTTTTCTTTGCTAATTTTCTTTAGAAAGATAATGGCCAAAGAAAAGCCTATGAAGATATAAATTAGTTCATAGGCTCATAGTTCTTTAATATAAAGTTTATAATTTAATTATTTATAGTGCTGAAAAATTCAGATTTAACTTCATTAAGTAAAGATTTATTTTCTATTAAATCAATAGCTGTTGAGGCTAATGAGGTAGCTGCAATAGTACATTGCTTTAGAGAAAATGGTGATATTGTTGCTTTCGCAAATTCTAAAGTTCCGTATTTGATATTATCATTTTCTGTTATAGATATATATGGATGTATACATGGAACTTTATGACTTACATCACCAAGGCTTAGTCCTGCATATATATCTTTTGGAGAGTTAATATTTATTATTCCATTTTCTTTTAAATTATGGCTAAACAATCTATTTAAAGTACGGTTTGTAACTAACTCCCTACTTGGAGACTCATATAAGAAAAATGTATTGGGGATGCCTATTAATTTGGTTACATAATTTGCAATGTTTCTTATTTTATCATAAGCATAGTTAGCAGTTTTTGTATCAGATGCACGAATACAAAGTTTGATTTCAGAATTTGATGGCAATAATAATGTAGTATATCCTCCATTTGAGATAATTGAGTTTATTTCTAAGTTATTAGGGAAACCTTTTTTTATAGAATTTAAAATATTAATAGTTAGCAAAACTGCATCTAGGGAGGTGTAATCTTTTTTATTTAAGAAACTCAATTTACTTTCACTCTCAAATTTAAGTCCTAATGGAATAATTGCTGATGATGAACCACTTTCACAAGTAGAAATATCAGGATGAGCTAGCATTACTACATCTATATCATCAAATACGCCCTGTTTAACCATAGTTCCTTTAGTTCCACCTAAATATTCACCAGGACAACCTATTAATATTACAGATCCTCCAAGGGTATCTATAACATTTCCTAAAGCTAATGCAGCTGCGACAGACATAGTAGCAACCAAGTTATGCCCTGTAATATGGCCTTCATCTTTTATAGCATCATATTCACAAAGGTAACAAATTTTTGGATGACCTACTCCCTTCTTAGCTATAAAAGCATTTTTAATATTTAAAAAGTTTTCTTCAATTTCAAAATTATATTTATATAATAAATCACAAATATATTTAGAAGCATTAAACTCATTATAACTTGCTTCGGGATTCTCATATAAATAAGTACATAAATTTTTAATATCATCACTACAAGTAGATAAAAAAGAAATAATTTTTTGTTTCATAAATTTAATTTATTACTCAAAACTTACAAAAGAAAAATACTAAATTATAGATATATAGTACATGTTTTGTTTGGTTTTACAGTAAGTTCTCCTTTCTTCTTATTATTTTTATTGTTAGAATGTTTATTAATGGAGACGTTTGTTTCATTATTTATTATTGTTACCAAGAATTTAAAAAATATCTATGTAGCAAATAAATTATTCACACTTATTATTTGTATTAAAAGTAGCTTATATGGGAATAATTGTATAAGAATTACAAATATAAGGGGGAAAGTACATGAAAAATTTAAATAAATCATGTTTCATATGTGGAGCAACGGATTGTGATGGTATAATATTGAATGGGGAAAAGATTTGCAAAGCATGTGAAGAGAAAATTGTGAATACAAATATAATCAATCCAGATTATGATATTTATAAAGATCGTATTAAAATAATTTTATTTAATCAACATGTGTAGGCACATTCAAAAAATAGCAAATCAGTATGCTAGTCTATTTTGAGTATTTGACTTGTTATTTGATGTGCCTTGAGGGTGAATTATTTAAACATTCTTAATAGTGAGGTAGTTATTATGAAAAAAGGTTTATTTATAGTTTTTGAAGGCGGAGAAGGCACCGGAAAAACAACGGCAATTGATGAAATATATAATTGGATTATAGAAAATAATTTTAAGTGTATAAAGACCAGAGAACCTGGAGGAATTAATATATCAGAACAAATAAGACAAGTTATCTTGAATAAAGAAAATAAGACTATGGATGGAAGAACGGAAGCTTTGCTTTATGCAGCTGCAAGGAGACAACATCTTGTAGAAAAAGTAATACCAGCATTAGAAGAAGGTTCAATAATTCTTTGTGATAGATTTATAGATTCTTCTCTTGCATATCAAGGTTACGCAAGGAAATTAGGCATTGAAGAAGTTATGAGTATAAATAGATTTGCAATTGGAGAATATATGCCTGATTTATCGATATTGTTTGATCTTGATCCTAAAATTGGGTTAGAAAGAATTAGTAGCAATGAACACAGAGAAATAAATAGATTGGATTTAGAAAAAATAGATTTTCATGAAAGGGTTAGGGCGGGATACAATGTTGTTTATGAAAAAAATAAAGATAGAATCATAAAAATAGATGCAGAAAAATCAAAGGAAAATGTAATTAATCAAATAAAAAATATATTAAAGCCTATAATATGGACAAATATAAAGTAAATGATAAAAAAAGCTTCTATTTGTGGTAAAATAATAGATAGTAAATTATTTTATTTAAGGGTGGGAATTATAATGAAGTTGATAATTGCAATTGTTCAAGATGAGGATTCAACAGAGGTTATAGAGGCTTTAACAGAACAAAATTATAGAGTTACAAAGTTAGCAACAACAGGAGGATTTCTTAAGTCAGGGAATACTACGCTAATGGTGGGTATTGAAGAAGAAAAGGTGCAGTCTGTTATTGATGTAGTTAAGGAAATATGCAAAAAGAGAAAAGAAACATTAGTTACACCAACTATTTTAGGTGGTAGTGAAGGCGGATATATGCAACAATATCCTGTACAGATTAGTGTAGGAGGTGCTACTATATTTGTAATTGATGTAGATCAATTTGTGAAAATATAATATCAAGGAGAGATAGGCATTGAGAAAAATAATTGGGCATAAAAGTATTATTGATAGTATAAATAATAGGAATTTAAATGACTCATTTTCTCATGCCAATTTAATCGTTGGAAATGATGGTATTGGAAAGAGCATAATAGGTAAGTATCTATCAAATCAAATTATAAAAGTAAGAGACAGTGCAGAGAGTGTTGATATTGTAAAATATTATCCGTCTTCTAGTTCTTTTGGCGTTGATGATGTTAGGAATATAATAAATGAGGTTGGTAAAAAACCTTATGAGGGTGACAAAAAGGTCTTGATATTATATAAATGTGATAAATTAACAACGCAGGCTCAAAATGCATTACTTAAAACTATTGAAGAACCTCCCAAAGGAGTATATTTAATATTATTGAGTGACTCTTTAGAAGCAATTTTAGATACTATAAAATCTCGTTGCCAAATATATAAATTAACGCCATTAACAAAAGAAGAGATTTTAATTTATATTAAAGATAAATATATTAATTTAACTTCAGAAGATGAAAAAGCTGCGCTAGCATATAGTGCAGGTATACCAGGAAAAGTCGATAGGTTTATAGATGATAAAAATTTAAAAAACTTAAGAGATATATGTATAGAATTATTTGAAGATATTTTAAATAGGGAACAAGGAATCGTATTAAAATATGGAGAGCTGCTAAAGAATTTAAAAGATGATAAAATTGAGCTGTTGAATATACTTTTATCATATATACGAGATATTATGCTATTTAAAGAGCTTAATAATAGCGAAATTATTGTTAATTTTGATAAAGTAGATAAAATAAAGAATATATCAAGAGGAGTGTCTTATAAAAAGTTAAATAATATGTTAGAATACATAACAGAAGCTAGAATAAATTTAAATAGCAATACAAACTATTCAATGACCATAAGTGTTTTGCTTATGGGATTTGCGGAGGTATAATTAATGATAAATGTTATAGGAGTAAGATTTAAACAGGCCGGAAAAATCTATTATTTTAGCCCAGCAGAATTTCTAATTAAAAAAGGAAACTATGTAATAGTGGAAACTGCTAGAGGTGTAGAATTTGGCGAATGTGTTATAGGAATTAAAGAAATAAAGGAAGAAGAAATAGTATCATCACTAAAAAGTGTTATTCGAATTGCTGATGAAAAGGATATTAATAAGCATAAAGAAAATAAAAATAAAGAAAAAGATGCATTGGATATATGTTTAGAGAAAATCAAAGAACACAAGATAGATATGAAATTAATAGATGTAGAATATACGTTTGATAATCATAAAGTCATATTTTATTTTACAGCAGATGGTAGAGTTGATTTTAGAGAGTTAGTTAAGGATTTAGCTACTATATTCAAGACTAGAATAGAATTAAGACAAATAGGGGTACGGGATGAAGCTAAGATGATTGGCGGACTTGGACCATGTGGAAGAACTATGTGTTGTTCTACTTTTTTAGGAGATTTTGCATCAGTATCTATAAAGATGGCTAAGGAACAAAATCTTTCATTAAATCCAACTAAAATATCTGGAATATGTGGAAGATTAATGTGTTGCTTAAATTATGAGCAAACAACATATGAAGATATAAGAAAGAGGTTGCCTAAAGTAGGGTCTATTGTTAAAACTGAAGAAGGAAATGGAGAAGTTATTGGTAATTCAATAGTTAAAGAAATTGTCAAAGTTAAGATTAGAAGAGGCGATGAAGAAGTTGTTGAAGCATTTAAGATAACAGATATAGAACTTGTTTCAGGAAAATATGAAGATACAATTGACGAAAGTAATATTAGGATAATAGCTGAATCAGAAGAAGATAAAAAACTAATGAAAAATCTTATTAAGGAAAAATAGGAGAATTTCTATAAAATCTGCTATTAAGATTTCTAATATATAATTTCATAAGGATACTACAATAATTAGAGATTTTATTTCTAATTATTCTGGAATAATAGCTAGTGAAATATTATTAACTAGGAAAGAAATAACATTAATATATAATGAACCCTTTTTTATATTGAAAAGATTATTGATTCCATGGGAGATTTAAGATATATAAGAATATAATTCTAACCCATAAAACTTTAGTATGAAAAAATAAGTTAACTAAGTCACAAAATACTTTTAAAACATCAGAATACATGTTAAAATGTAAGAGGTTAATTACTACAATTTATTAGGAGGTGTTCTAAAAATGGCATTTGTTATTAATGATTCATGTGTTAGTTGTGGAGCGTGTGCTGGAGAATGTCCAGTTAACGCTATAACTCAAGGAGATACTCTATTCGTTATTGATGCAGATACTTGTATCGATTGCGGAAGCTGTGCTAGTGTTTGCCCAGTAGGAGCTCCAAACCAAGAGTAATAAAAAGAGAGATCGTCTTAAAGACGGTCTTTTTTTCGTATATAAAAGTATGAAACCTTTTAACAGCTTATGTTAAAAGGTTTCATTGCATTAGATTAATTACAAGGTGGTGTTAATAATATACATTTAGATTTAGAAGTGAAATCTAAATCTGAAGTATCTAATATATTAGAATTAATTTTCTTTATGTTTTTCATAGATATAATGAAATTTTTTAGATCATCCAAATATAAAGATGTTTTATTAGTTTTATATTGCATAGGAATTACATATTTAGGAGATACCAACTTACAAAGATTTGCTGCTTCGAATCCATTTAAAGTAAAGTGTCCACCAATAGGTATAAGTAAAATATCAATATTTTTTAATTTTTCCAAGACTAAGGAACAAGGAATATGACCTAAATCTCCTAAATGACATAGAGAATGCATATCGTCTTTAAATATATAAATAATGTTAGGACCTCTCTTAAGACCATTACATTTATCGTGAAATGAATTAAAGCCTTCTATTTTTAAAAAGTTGATATCAAAGGTTCCAATTTTATTAAGAACTCTAGTTATAGTATTAGATTTATTTAAATATGAATCATAAAAGTGATTATGACTGATAGTTATTAAATCACATTTAGGAAAATTGTTATCATATCCGAGGTTATTGTCAAAGGGATCAATTAAAATCCTTTTACCAATGGATGTTTTTATAAGAAAACAGGAATGTCCATACCAAGTTATTTGCATAAAAAACCTCCAACAATTAAATTAAAATACTATTATATATTATTAACATTTTTAGTTATAAATAATCATAAATTTGTATTGATACTTTAAAAAATAAAAAGATTATAGTATAATAATGTAAAGTCAAAGTAAGTCAAAAACTATTATTTTGATTAAAGTTTAAGTAGGTGATATTATGGCAAGACTTTCAGATATAATAGAAGTTTTTATAAAAGAAATGTTTAATGAAAATAAAGGCAATGTAATATTTATACAAAGAAATGAATTGGCAGATCAATTTAGATGTGCACCAT is a window encoding:
- the tmk gene encoding dTMP kinase, encoding MKKGLFIVFEGGEGTGKTTAIDEIYNWIIENNFKCIKTREPGGINISEQIRQVILNKENKTMDGRTEALLYAAARRQHLVEKVIPALEEGSIILCDRFIDSSLAYQGYARKLGIEEVMSINRFAIGEYMPDLSILFDLDPKIGLERISSNEHREINRLDLEKIDFHERVRAGYNVVYEKNKDRIIKIDAEKSKENVINQIKNILKPIIWTNIK
- a CDS encoding DNA polymerase III subunit delta', translating into MRKIIGHKSIIDSINNRNLNDSFSHANLIVGNDGIGKSIIGKYLSNQIIKVRDSAESVDIVKYYPSSSSFGVDDVRNIINEVGKKPYEGDKKVLILYKCDKLTTQAQNALLKTIEEPPKGVYLILLSDSLEAILDTIKSRCQIYKLTPLTKEEILIYIKDKYINLTSEDEKAALAYSAGIPGKVDRFIDDKNLKNLRDICIELFEDILNREQGIVLKYGELLKNLKDDKIELLNILLSYIRDIMLFKELNNSEIIVNFDKVDKIKNISRGVSYKKLNNMLEYITEARINLNSNTNYSMTISVLLMGFAEV
- a CDS encoding PSP1 domain-containing protein, which encodes MINVIGVRFKQAGKIYYFSPAEFLIKKGNYVIVETARGVEFGECVIGIKEIKEEEIVSSLKSVIRIADEKDINKHKENKNKEKDALDICLEKIKEHKIDMKLIDVEYTFDNHKVIFYFTADGRVDFRELVKDLATIFKTRIELRQIGVRDEAKMIGGLGPCGRTMCCSTFLGDFASVSIKMAKEQNLSLNPTKISGICGRLMCCLNYEQTTYEDIRKRLPKVGSIVKTEEGNGEVIGNSIVKEIVKVKIRRGDEEVVEAFKITDIELVSGKYEDTIDESNIRIIAESEEDKKLMKNLIKEK
- a CDS encoding MBL fold metallo-hydrolase, which codes for MQITWYGHSCFLIKTSIGKRILIDPFDNNLGYDNNFPKCDLITISHNHFYDSYLNKSNTITRVLNKIGTFDINFLKIEGFNSFHDKCNGLKRGPNIIYIFKDDMHSLCHLGDLGHIPCSLVLEKLKNIDILLIPIGGHFTLNGFEAANLCKLVSPKYVIPMQYKTNKTSLYLDDLKNFIISMKNIKKINSNILDTSDLDFTSKSKCILLTPPCN
- a CDS encoding magnesium transporter CorA family protein — protein: MIQIYKSQSEFKPTLKALDTIENGSWINIVAPSDEELILMSKKTGVDLEFLKAALDDEETSRIDIEDDAILIIVDIPFTEMEDNSLTYDTYPLAIIHTDKQLITVCLKNSKILTDFTNDKIKSFYTFKKSRFTLQILSRISTYYLLYLRQIDKKSLMIEKRLHKSMKNRELIQLHSLEKSLVYFSTSLKANELTLEKMLKLELMQKYEEDKDVLEDVIIENKQAIEMTEIYSNILASTMDFFASVISNNLNIVMKVLASVTILMAIPTIIGGIFGMNIKLPISMDNESGFLIVMGLTFGLCGLVAFILYKKDMFK
- a CDS encoding cyclic-di-AMP receptor translates to MKLIIAIVQDEDSTEVIEALTEQNYRVTKLATTGGFLKSGNTTLMVGIEEEKVQSVIDVVKEICKKRKETLVTPTILGGSEGGYMQQYPVQISVGGATIFVIDVDQFVKI
- a CDS encoding sigma factor G inhibitor Gin; the encoded protein is MKNLNKSCFICGATDCDGIILNGEKICKACEEKIVNTNIINPDYDIYKDRIKIILFNQHV
- a CDS encoding DUF362 domain-containing protein; amino-acid sequence: MAFVINDSCVSCGACAGECPVNAITQGDTLFVIDADTCIDCGSCASVCPVGAPNQE
- a CDS encoding zinc-binding metallopeptidase family protein — encoded protein: MKQKIISFLSTCSDDIKNLCTYLYENPEASYNEFNASKYICDLLYKYNFEIEENFLNIKNAFIAKKGVGHPKICYLCEYDAIKDEGHITGHNLVATMSVAAALALGNVIDTLGGSVILIGCPGEYLGGTKGTMVKQGVFDDIDVVMLAHPDISTCESGSSSAIIPLGLKFESESKLSFLNKKDYTSLDAVLLTINILNSIKKGFPNNLEINSIISNGGYTTLLLPSNSEIKLCIRASDTKTANYAYDKIRNIANYVTKLIGIPNTFFLYESPSRELVTNRTLNRLFSHNLKENGIININSPKDIYAGLSLGDVSHKVPCIHPYISITENDNIKYGTLEFAKATISPFSLKQCTIAATSLASTAIDLIENKSLLNEVKSEFFSTINN